The following are encoded in a window of Actinomyces oris genomic DNA:
- the phoU gene encoding phosphate signaling complex protein PhoU has translation MRAIFNQELKQLGSDLESMANQVATAIERAAESLRQGDIVIAEQVIDADERINDLQRDIDDLCVMLLARQQPVAGDLRNVLSALRMAQTLERQGDLARHVAAIARGRYPEPPLPEPVLGLILEMADLAVRAGKDVARLISTRDLELASVIQTDDAELDALHRRSFQMILDPAHDLSRQQVIDAVLMGRFLERFGDHSTSVASRVAYLVSGASMPETHDAEDADALH, from the coding sequence ATGCGCGCCATCTTCAACCAGGAGCTCAAGCAGCTGGGCTCCGACCTCGAGTCCATGGCCAACCAGGTCGCCACCGCGATCGAGCGGGCCGCGGAGTCCCTGCGCCAGGGGGACATCGTCATCGCCGAGCAGGTGATCGACGCCGACGAGCGCATCAACGACCTCCAGCGCGACATCGACGACCTGTGCGTCATGCTGTTGGCCCGTCAGCAGCCGGTGGCCGGGGACCTGCGCAACGTCCTGTCCGCGCTGCGCATGGCCCAGACCCTCGAGCGCCAGGGCGACCTGGCCCGCCACGTGGCGGCCATCGCCCGCGGCCGCTACCCCGAGCCGCCACTGCCCGAGCCGGTCCTGGGGCTCATCCTGGAGATGGCGGACCTGGCGGTGCGCGCCGGTAAGGACGTCGCCCGCCTCATCTCGACGCGGGACCTGGAGCTGGCCTCCGTCATTCAGACCGACGACGCCGAGCTCGATGCCCTGCACCGCCGCTCCTTCCAGATGATCCTGGACCCGGCTCACGACCTGAGCCGCCAGCAGGTCATCGACGCCGTCCTCATGGGCCGCTTCCTGGAGCGCTTCGGCGACCACTCCACGTCGGTGGCCAGCCGCGTGGCCTACCTCGTCTCGGGCGCCTCCATGCCCGAGACGCATGACGCCGAGGACGCCGACGCGCTCCACTGA
- a CDS encoding phospholipase D-like domain-containing protein produces MTLPPVLATTWVVIEYLIKIAALGTVPENRRPSSSTAWLLLIFLLPLVGLPLYLLIGSPWVHGTRRRQQHTVNEITLDYTRAMPDLPKGARPSTYLAGALRMNRQLTGLPCVSGEVVAVHADPRSTYEAMARAIDSATDHVHVEFYIMSWDEVTDVFFAALERAVARGVTVRLLLDHLGSRKYPGWKQFCQRMTDAGIRWRLMMPLLPLKRRWRRPDLRNHRKILVIDGEKGFIGSHNVIDPSYRTRRNVRAGRRWEDLSVEVTGEIVLEAQAIFAMDWFFEAGEQLEAFDLALGTPAETLPEMAGLPGIPVGTPAPRPGRPGAVVNAMQLVPSGPGYPTEPNLRMFLALIHGAKRHVSITSPYFIPDEALLAAMTSAAYRGVEVELFVGKESDQFIVSHAQRSYYSALLAAGVRIYLYPSPIVLHSKYMTVDDEVGVIGSSNMDFRSFALNYEVMLLAFGGDLDDLLRNNDAAYRAACTELTPELWATEPWYNRYVDNVCRLMSAVL; encoded by the coding sequence ATGACGCTGCCGCCGGTACTGGCGACCACCTGGGTCGTCATCGAGTACCTCATCAAGATCGCCGCGCTGGGCACGGTTCCGGAGAACCGCCGCCCGTCGTCGTCGACCGCCTGGCTGCTGCTCATCTTCCTGCTGCCCCTCGTGGGACTCCCGCTCTACCTGCTCATCGGCAGCCCGTGGGTCCACGGCACGCGCCGCCGCCAGCAGCACACCGTCAACGAGATCACCCTCGACTACACCCGCGCCATGCCAGACCTGCCCAAGGGGGCCCGGCCCTCGACCTACCTGGCCGGAGCGCTGCGCATGAACCGCCAACTCACTGGCCTGCCCTGCGTCAGCGGCGAAGTGGTGGCCGTCCACGCCGACCCCCGCAGCACCTACGAAGCCATGGCCCGAGCCATTGACTCCGCCACCGACCACGTCCACGTCGAGTTCTACATCATGAGCTGGGACGAGGTCACCGACGTCTTCTTCGCCGCCCTGGAGCGCGCGGTGGCCCGCGGAGTCACGGTGCGCCTCCTCCTGGACCACCTGGGCAGCCGCAAGTACCCCGGCTGGAAGCAGTTCTGCCAGCGCATGACCGACGCCGGCATCCGCTGGCGCCTCATGATGCCGCTGCTGCCGCTCAAGCGCCGCTGGCGCCGCCCGGACCTGCGCAACCACCGCAAGATCCTGGTCATCGACGGCGAGAAGGGCTTCATCGGCAGCCACAACGTCATCGACCCCTCCTACCGGACCCGGCGCAACGTGCGGGCCGGGCGCCGCTGGGAGGACCTGTCCGTGGAGGTCACCGGCGAGATCGTTCTGGAGGCCCAGGCCATCTTCGCCATGGACTGGTTCTTCGAGGCCGGCGAGCAGCTCGAGGCCTTCGACCTGGCGCTGGGGACTCCGGCCGAGACCCTGCCGGAGATGGCGGGACTGCCGGGAATCCCGGTGGGCACGCCGGCCCCCAGACCCGGGCGCCCAGGCGCCGTCGTCAACGCCATGCAGCTCGTTCCCTCCGGGCCGGGGTACCCCACCGAGCCGAACCTGCGGATGTTCCTGGCCCTCATCCACGGGGCCAAGCGGCACGTGTCCATCACCAGCCCCTACTTCATTCCCGACGAGGCGCTGCTGGCGGCGATGACGTCGGCCGCCTACCGGGGGGTGGAGGTCGAGCTGTTCGTGGGCAAGGAGTCCGACCAGTTCATCGTCAGTCACGCCCAGCGCTCCTACTACTCGGCGCTCCTGGCGGCAGGGGTGCGGATCTACCTCTACCCCTCGCCGATCGTCCTGCACTCGAAGTACATGACGGTCGACGACGAGGTCGGGGTCATCGGCTCGTCCAACATGGACTTCCGTTCCTTCGCCCTCAACTACGAGGTCATGCTGTTGGCCTTCGGCGGGGACCTCGACGACCTGCTGCGCAACAACGACGCCGCCTACCGGGCCGCCTGCACCGAGCTGACCCCCGAGCTGTGGGCCACCGAGCCCTGGTACAACCGCTACGTGGACAACGTCTGCCGCCTCATGTCCGCCGTGCTGTAG
- a CDS encoding histone-like nucleoid-structuring protein Lsr2, producing MAQKTQVILVDDVDGSEANQTVTFALDGVSYEIDLNDEHAAALRESLEEWVGKARRTGGRRSSGRRRSSGPSDTQKIREWAREQGLEVSDRGRVSAEVRKAYYDVNPGN from the coding sequence ATGGCACAGAAGACTCAGGTCATCCTCGTCGACGATGTCGACGGGTCCGAGGCCAATCAGACCGTCACCTTCGCCCTTGATGGCGTCTCCTACGAGATCGACCTGAACGACGAGCATGCAGCTGCTCTTCGTGAGTCCCTTGAGGAATGGGTCGGAAAGGCTCGTCGCACCGGCGGCCGCCGTAGCTCCGGTCGTCGTCGTTCCAGCGGCCCTTCTGACACTCAGAAGATTCGCGAGTGGGCCCGCGAGCAGGGCCTTGAGGTTTCTGACCGCGGTCGCGTCTCCGCAGAGGTGCGCAAGGCCTACTACGACGTCAACCCCGGCAACTGA
- a CDS encoding phosphoglyceromutase, with protein sequence MAYTLVLLRHGESEWNAKNLFTGWVDVPLSDKGRAEAVHGGELLKEAGVLPEKLFTSMLRRAIMTANLSLDAADRHWIPVERDWRLNERHYGALQGKNKKEIRDEYGEEQFMQWRRSYDVPPPAIEAGSEFSQDTDPRYAGEPIPATECLKDVLERLLPYWEGTIVPEIKTGKTVMIAAHGNSLRAIVKHLDDISDDDIAGVNIPTGIPLVYELDEETLKPLKKGGRYLDPEAEAKIAAVANQGK encoded by the coding sequence ATGGCTTACACCCTCGTACTGCTCCGCCACGGCGAGAGCGAATGGAACGCGAAGAACCTCTTCACCGGCTGGGTCGATGTCCCGCTGTCAGACAAGGGCCGCGCCGAGGCCGTCCACGGTGGCGAGCTCCTCAAGGAGGCCGGTGTCCTCCCCGAGAAGCTCTTCACCTCGATGCTGCGTCGCGCCATCATGACCGCCAACCTCTCCCTGGACGCCGCGGACCGTCACTGGATCCCGGTGGAGCGCGACTGGCGCCTCAACGAGCGCCACTACGGCGCCCTGCAGGGCAAGAACAAGAAGGAGATCCGTGACGAGTACGGGGAGGAGCAGTTCATGCAGTGGCGCCGCTCCTACGACGTGCCGCCGCCGGCCATTGAGGCCGGTTCGGAGTTCTCCCAGGACACCGACCCCCGCTACGCCGGTGAGCCCATCCCCGCCACCGAGTGCCTCAAGGACGTCCTCGAGCGCCTCCTGCCCTACTGGGAGGGCACCATCGTCCCCGAGATCAAGACCGGCAAGACCGTCATGATCGCCGCCCACGGCAACTCGCTGCGCGCCATCGTCAAGCACCTCGACGACATCTCCGACGACGACATCGCCGGCGTCAACATCCCCACCGGGATCCCGCTGGTCTATGAGCTCGACGAGGAGACCCTCAAGCCCCTCAAGAAGGGCGGCCGCTACCTCGACCCCGAGGCCGAGGCCAAGATCGCGGCGGTGGCCAACCAGGGCAAGTGA
- a CDS encoding MFS transporter, with product MSTTVTAPTQAGSRTRLLSWPVIAWGLWDWGSAAFNAVITTFVFTVYLVSDSFGAKADNESALSLGLAIAGLFIALLAPVTGQRSDRGGRTVFWLGGYTAVVVAVSAALFLVRPEPGYLWFGIVLLGVGNIFFELASVNYNAILNHLAPKDRIGAVSGLGWGMGYLGGIVLLLILYVALVGPSPLVSFAAGSGMGVRVAMLVSAAWFGLSALPVLINRSRRLGRSRAEHVAEVGEGMATAEPGRDRAAMEAEPVEAVSHQGRRKESILTSYKLLWRTLLQLHHFQPRLLWFLLAAAVFRDGLAGVFTYGGIIAQNTFGFSSGDVIIFAIVANIVAGIATIWAGRLDDRFGPRNVIMASLSILVVAGLLVFFLHSAGTVAFWVLGLLLSACVGPAQSAARSFLARLIPEGQEGEIFGLYATTGRAVSFMAPAMYGIFIYLGTRIVGPGANYWGILGIVAVLATGLLLMLRVGNPVAEEESAA from the coding sequence ATGAGCACGACAGTGACTGCTCCGACGCAGGCCGGCTCCCGCACCCGGCTCCTGTCCTGGCCCGTCATCGCCTGGGGCCTGTGGGACTGGGGGTCGGCGGCCTTCAACGCGGTCATCACCACCTTCGTCTTCACCGTCTACCTGGTCAGCGACTCCTTCGGGGCCAAGGCGGACAACGAGTCGGCGCTGTCCCTCGGGCTGGCCATCGCCGGCCTGTTCATCGCCCTGCTGGCGCCGGTGACCGGGCAGCGCTCGGACCGGGGCGGGCGAACCGTCTTCTGGCTCGGGGGCTACACCGCGGTCGTGGTGGCGGTCTCGGCGGCCCTGTTCCTGGTGCGGCCCGAGCCCGGCTACCTGTGGTTCGGCATCGTCCTGCTGGGGGTCGGCAACATCTTCTTCGAGCTGGCCTCGGTCAACTACAACGCCATCCTCAACCACCTGGCCCCTAAGGACCGCATCGGTGCCGTCAGCGGGCTGGGGTGGGGGATGGGCTACCTCGGTGGCATCGTCCTGCTGCTCATCCTCTACGTCGCTCTCGTGGGGCCGAGTCCCCTGGTCTCCTTCGCGGCTGGAAGCGGGATGGGGGTACGCGTCGCCATGCTCGTGTCGGCGGCCTGGTTCGGCCTGTCCGCCCTTCCCGTCCTCATCAACCGCTCCCGCAGGCTCGGGCGCTCCCGCGCCGAGCACGTCGCGGAGGTCGGTGAGGGGATGGCGACTGCCGAACCGGGACGGGACCGGGCCGCCATGGAGGCCGAGCCGGTGGAGGCCGTCTCCCACCAGGGCAGGCGCAAGGAGTCGATCCTGACCTCCTACAAGCTGCTGTGGCGCACCCTGCTCCAGCTGCACCACTTCCAGCCGCGTCTGCTGTGGTTCCTGCTGGCCGCCGCCGTCTTCAGGGACGGGCTGGCCGGGGTCTTCACCTACGGCGGCATCATCGCCCAGAACACCTTCGGCTTCTCATCGGGCGACGTCATCATCTTCGCCATCGTGGCCAACATCGTGGCCGGCATCGCCACCATCTGGGCCGGGCGGCTCGATGACCGCTTCGGGCCGCGCAACGTCATCATGGCCAGCCTCAGCATTCTGGTGGTGGCTGGACTGCTGGTGTTCTTCCTGCACTCCGCCGGGACCGTGGCCTTCTGGGTGCTGGGTCTGCTCCTGTCGGCCTGCGTGGGGCCGGCCCAGTCAGCCGCCCGGTCCTTCCTGGCCCGCCTCATCCCCGAGGGGCAGGAGGGCGAGATCTTCGGGCTCTACGCGACCACCGGGCGGGCGGTGTCCTTCATGGCTCCCGCGATGTACGGCATCTTCATCTACCTGGGCACGCGCATCGTCGGGCCGGGGGCGAACTACTGGGGGATCCTCGGGATCGTCGCGGTGCTGGCCACGGGACTGCTCCTCATGCTGCGCGTGGGCAACCCCGTCGCCGAGGAGGAGTCGGCCGCGTAG
- a CDS encoding SprT-like domain-containing protein → MNLPDVLSLAHSLMEEADVGDWDLAFDRARRRAGQTDHARRRITLSRHLMSLYDETQVRETILHEIAHARVGPSHGHDAVWAAEATRLGATGRRLIDAQAPRLRGRWVGRCPAGHEVDRMRRPASPVSCSRCAPRFSLEHLLTWSLDGEPVPHARISERYSRLLHLARQAATRSQEDFTTL, encoded by the coding sequence GTGAATCTTCCCGACGTCCTGAGCCTGGCGCATTCCCTCATGGAGGAGGCCGACGTCGGCGACTGGGACCTGGCCTTCGACCGGGCGCGTCGGCGGGCCGGCCAGACGGATCATGCTCGACGTCGGATCACGCTCAGCCGCCACCTCATGAGCCTGTACGACGAGACCCAGGTCCGCGAGACGATCCTGCACGAGATCGCCCACGCCCGCGTCGGCCCCAGCCACGGGCACGACGCCGTCTGGGCCGCCGAGGCGACCCGGTTGGGGGCGACGGGCCGGCGGCTCATTGACGCCCAGGCCCCGCGACTGCGGGGACGCTGGGTGGGCAGGTGCCCGGCGGGCCACGAGGTGGACCGCATGCGCCGCCCGGCCTCACCCGTCTCCTGCTCGCGCTGCGCCCCTCGATTCAGCCTGGAGCACCTCCTGACGTGGAGCCTCGACGGAGAACCCGTCCCCCATGCGCGGATTAGCGAGCGCTACAGCCGCCTGCTGCATCTGGCCAGGCAGGCCGCCACCAGGTCACAAGAAGATTTCACCACCCTGTAG
- a CDS encoding sensor histidine kinase, translated as MGLTVTVLLLAAAGLLCLGVGIGVALSRRERRAATSAADLAGLAGTDTAVPVLAALRSTVVVLDDDDEVLRASASAYTFNIVRDDAVIEPTVVAMVGRVRASGQAQDAAVTVARGRVPGAGQFHLQVRVAGIGQGRVLILIEDHTAARRVEAMRRDFVANVSHELKTPVGAIQLLAETVEAGADDPDFVRDYSGRMRKEARRLGVLVQEIIELTRLQEGDALAEPEVVEIDDVVAEAVDRVRVEADGRQITLVAGGTKGLRVRGDAALITTAVRNLLDNAVRYSEPRTRVSVGVSLDAEDPDIVRIAVVDQGIGIPKEEQERVFERFYRVDKARSRATGGTGLGLSIVKHVAADHGGTVELWSAPGRGSTFTLVLPRLGEGEPVEGESVGSGSVGVGSAQDEPADAAAEHTPGSGS; from the coding sequence GTGGGTCTGACCGTCACTGTTCTCCTCCTTGCCGCCGCCGGGCTCCTGTGCCTGGGGGTGGGGATCGGTGTCGCGCTGTCCCGGCGCGAGCGCAGAGCGGCCACGAGCGCCGCCGACCTGGCCGGCCTGGCCGGGACCGACACGGCCGTCCCGGTGTTGGCGGCACTGCGCTCGACCGTCGTCGTCCTCGATGACGACGACGAGGTCCTGCGAGCCTCGGCGTCGGCCTACACCTTCAACATCGTGCGCGACGACGCCGTCATCGAGCCGACCGTGGTGGCGATGGTGGGGCGCGTGCGGGCCTCGGGCCAGGCGCAGGACGCGGCCGTCACCGTCGCCCGGGGGAGGGTGCCCGGCGCGGGCCAGTTCCACCTGCAGGTGCGGGTGGCCGGTATCGGCCAGGGGCGCGTCCTCATCCTCATTGAGGACCACACCGCCGCCCGCCGGGTGGAGGCCATGCGCCGTGACTTCGTCGCCAATGTCTCCCACGAGCTCAAGACCCCGGTCGGTGCGATCCAGCTGCTGGCCGAGACCGTCGAGGCCGGCGCCGACGACCCCGACTTCGTGCGCGACTACTCCGGGCGCATGCGCAAGGAGGCCCGCCGCCTGGGCGTCCTGGTCCAGGAGATCATCGAGCTCACCCGCCTCCAGGAGGGCGACGCCCTGGCCGAGCCCGAGGTCGTTGAGATCGACGACGTCGTCGCCGAGGCCGTGGACCGGGTGCGCGTCGAGGCCGACGGCCGCCAGATCACCCTCGTGGCCGGCGGGACCAAGGGGCTGCGGGTGCGTGGCGACGCCGCCCTCATCACCACCGCCGTGCGCAACCTGCTGGACAACGCCGTCCGCTACTCCGAGCCGCGCACCCGGGTCTCGGTGGGCGTCTCGCTGGATGCGGAGGACCCCGATATCGTGCGCATCGCCGTGGTCGACCAGGGCATCGGCATCCCCAAGGAGGAGCAGGAGCGCGTCTTCGAGCGCTTCTACCGCGTGGACAAGGCCCGCTCGCGCGCCACCGGGGGCACTGGCCTGGGCCTGAGCATCGTCAAGCACGTGGCCGCCGACCACGGCGGCACCGTCGAGCTGTGGTCCGCCCCGGGACGCGGCTCTACCTTCACCCTCGTGCTGCCGCGCCTGGGCGAGGGCGAACCGGTGGAGGGTGAGTCGGTCGGGTCTGGTTCGGTCGGGGTCGGTTCGGCCCAGGACGAGCCCGCCGACGCCGCGGCGGAGCACACCCCCGGGAGCGGGTCATGA
- a CDS encoding heavy metal-binding domain-containing protein, translating to MLVTTTPTVEGYPVTQYLRVVCGETIAGVNALKDMAAGFRNLVGGRSQTYEAELVQARESALAEMVQRAQELGAEGIVGVDIDYETLGSDNGMLMVTASGTAVRFSPVS from the coding sequence ATGCTCGTGACCACCACCCCCACCGTCGAGGGATACCCCGTGACCCAGTACCTGCGAGTCGTCTGCGGTGAGACCATCGCCGGAGTCAACGCCCTCAAGGACATGGCGGCCGGGTTCCGCAACCTTGTGGGCGGTCGTTCCCAGACCTATGAGGCCGAGCTCGTCCAGGCCCGTGAGAGCGCCCTGGCGGAAATGGTGCAGCGCGCCCAGGAGCTCGGCGCTGAAGGCATCGTCGGCGTCGACATCGACTACGAGACGCTGGGCTCGGACAACGGCATGCTCATGGTGACCGCCTCGGGCACCGCAGTGCGGTTCTCCCCGGTCTCCTGA
- a CDS encoding response regulator transcription factor, translated as MTPVGGPTRILLVEDEENFRDPLAYGLRRDGFEVVEAEDGQRAVEIFEASRRPGGVGPIDLVLLDLMLPRLDGTEVCTRIRRSSSVPVIMLTAKDTELDKIVGLEIGADDYVTKPYSYRELLARLKAVLRRSRAAAPEPEPVLVAGGVRMDVERHEVRVDGEVVAMPLREFELLELFLRHPGRVLTRSQILERLWGPDYEGDTKTLDVHIKRLRGRIEVDASKPVLITTVRGLGYRLDGDS; from the coding sequence ATGACGCCGGTGGGCGGCCCGACGCGGATCCTCCTGGTCGAGGACGAGGAGAACTTCCGCGACCCACTCGCCTACGGGCTGCGGCGCGACGGCTTCGAGGTGGTCGAGGCCGAGGACGGCCAGCGCGCCGTCGAGATCTTCGAGGCCTCCCGGCGCCCCGGCGGCGTCGGCCCCATTGACCTGGTCCTGCTGGACCTCATGCTGCCCCGCCTGGACGGGACCGAGGTGTGCACCCGGATCCGGCGCTCCTCCTCCGTGCCGGTCATCATGCTCACCGCCAAGGACACCGAGCTGGACAAGATCGTCGGCCTGGAGATCGGGGCCGACGACTACGTCACCAAGCCCTACTCCTACCGGGAGCTCCTGGCGCGCCTCAAGGCGGTTCTGCGTCGTAGCCGCGCGGCCGCCCCGGAGCCCGAGCCGGTGCTGGTCGCCGGCGGGGTGCGGATGGACGTCGAGCGCCACGAGGTCAGGGTCGACGGCGAGGTGGTCGCCATGCCGCTGCGGGAGTTCGAGCTCCTCGAGCTGTTTCTGCGTCACCCCGGCCGCGTGCTCACCCGCAGCCAGATCCTGGAGCGCCTGTGGGGGCCCGATTACGAGGGCGACACGAAAACTCTGGACGTCCATATCAAACGGCTCCGGGGCCGGATTGAGGTCGACGCCTCCAAACCGGTTCTCATCACCACGGTCAGGGGTCTCGGCTATCGCCTGGACGGGGATTCGTAG
- a CDS encoding CarD family transcriptional regulator, with translation MTYEVGETVVYPHHGAARIIDIRQRKVRGEEKTYLQLEVAQGDLTILVPAESVELIGVRDVVDETGLEKVFEVLRAPLTEEPTNWSRRFKANQEKIASGDVIKVAEVVRDLSRRDTDRGLSAGEKRMLAKARQILVSELALAQKTPEEEAESRLDEVLAS, from the coding sequence ATGACCTATGAAGTCGGTGAGACTGTCGTCTACCCGCACCACGGGGCCGCCCGGATCATTGACATCCGGCAGCGCAAGGTACGCGGTGAGGAGAAGACGTATCTGCAGCTCGAGGTGGCCCAGGGTGACCTGACCATCTTGGTTCCCGCCGAAAGCGTTGAGCTCATCGGTGTCCGTGACGTGGTTGATGAGACCGGCTTGGAAAAGGTCTTCGAGGTGCTGCGGGCACCGCTGACCGAGGAGCCCACGAACTGGTCTCGCCGTTTCAAGGCCAACCAGGAGAAGATCGCCTCCGGGGACGTCATCAAGGTCGCCGAGGTCGTGCGGGACCTCTCCCGCCGGGACACGGACCGCGGCCTGTCCGCCGGCGAGAAGCGCATGCTCGCCAAGGCCCGCCAGATTCTCGTCTCCGAGCTGGCTCTGGCCCAGAAGACCCCTGAGGAGGAGGCCGAGTCCCGCCTGGACGAGGTCCTCGCCTCCTAG
- a CDS encoding IspD/TarI family cytidylyltransferase, with protein sequence MSISPSSQASAPPESAPGGAVAVLTAAGSGSRLGAGVPKALVPVGGVSLLRRAAAGLIASGAVSHVVVTAPAEEVDRFRAELEGLPDGSVGASAGRRGEIEVVAGSPRSRQASVALGLAAALAAVPRADVVIVHDAARALTPPEVTQRVVAAVRAGNEAVVPALPVTDTVKEVEARRAGEPEPVVGTPRRDRLRAVQTPQGFSTPVLVAAHRAGAERAGDETLAASDDAGLVEACGGSVVVVAGDERAMKVTTPMDLALAELLLERQSAQGKRPAETGGEN encoded by the coding sequence GTGAGCATCAGCCCTTCATCCCAAGCATCCGCCCCGCCCGAGTCCGCTCCGGGTGGGGCGGTCGCTGTTCTCACCGCGGCGGGCTCCGGGTCTCGCCTGGGTGCCGGGGTCCCCAAGGCCCTCGTCCCGGTGGGTGGTGTCAGCCTCCTGCGGCGGGCGGCGGCCGGGCTCATCGCCTCGGGCGCCGTCAGCCACGTCGTCGTCACCGCCCCCGCTGAGGAGGTCGACCGGTTCCGCGCCGAGCTCGAGGGCCTGCCGGACGGATCGGTCGGGGCCTCGGCGGGCCGACGTGGTGAGATCGAGGTTGTTGCCGGCTCGCCCCGCTCCCGGCAGGCCTCTGTGGCCCTTGGGCTCGCAGCGGCCCTGGCTGCCGTACCGCGGGCCGACGTCGTCATCGTTCACGACGCCGCGCGGGCGCTGACGCCGCCGGAGGTGACGCAGCGGGTGGTCGCGGCCGTGCGGGCCGGGAACGAGGCCGTGGTCCCGGCGCTGCCCGTGACCGATACCGTCAAGGAGGTCGAGGCCCGCCGGGCGGGGGAGCCCGAGCCCGTCGTCGGCACCCCCCGACGCGACCGGCTCCGGGCGGTCCAGACCCCCCAGGGATTCTCGACCCCCGTGCTCGTCGCCGCCCACCGGGCTGGGGCCGAGCGGGCCGGAGATGAGACGCTCGCCGCCTCCGACGACGCCGGTCTGGTCGAGGCCTGCGGCGGCAGCGTCGTCGTCGTCGCCGGTGACGAGCGCGCCATGAAGGTGACTACGCCCATGGATCTGGCCCTGGCCGAGCTGCTCCTGGAGCGGCAGTCCGCTCAGGGGAAGCGCCCTGCCGAGACCGGTGGGGAGAACTGA
- a CDS encoding DUF2218 domain-containing protein produces the protein MTDSADSAQPVFSCRSTARVSTDRPSRYGKQLASHMGRKITAAWDEAAQTGSLSFDREGAVAGVVELSCHDGILQLDLAADDAHLERLEQVTGIHLARFGAKEGLVVSWIRQNGAPGTTQGPLTPEDLERMRAEREARQASS, from the coding sequence ATGACTGACTCCGCCGACTCAGCACAGCCCGTCTTCTCCTGTCGCTCCACCGCTCGCGTGAGCACGGACCGCCCCTCCCGATACGGCAAGCAGCTGGCCTCTCACATGGGCCGCAAGATCACCGCCGCTTGGGATGAGGCCGCCCAAACCGGCTCCCTGTCCTTTGACCGCGAGGGGGCAGTCGCCGGCGTCGTCGAGCTCTCCTGCCACGATGGCATCCTCCAGCTCGACCTGGCCGCCGACGACGCGCACCTCGAACGCCTCGAGCAGGTCACCGGAATCCACCTGGCCCGCTTCGGAGCCAAGGAGGGTCTCGTCGTGAGCTGGATCCGTCAGAATGGGGCCCCCGGCACCACCCAGGGGCCTCTGACTCCAGAGGATCTTGAACGCATGCGCGCCGAGCGCGAGGCCCGCCAGGCCTCCTCATGA